One window from the genome of Kryptolebias marmoratus isolate JLee-2015 linkage group LG1, ASM164957v2, whole genome shotgun sequence encodes:
- the paqr3a gene encoding progestin and adipoQ receptor family member 3a isoform X2 — protein sequence MRSTYFKPQNGSNYSYTKLKASGQVKADSATSQKNAQTTHYIELGGYQYWPVLVPRGIRLYTYEQIPVFMRDNPYITDGYRAYLPSRLCIKSLFILSNETVNIWSHLLGFLLFFCLGVYNMASVLPAVGASREDYVIYSVGLFCLQLCSVGFHLFCCHRSEKTSRRWMALDYTGVSIGILGCYVPGVFYTFYCNNYWRQVYLVTVLAMILAVFFAQIHPLFLSKQWKQLRSLIFCSVAGYGLIPTVHWICITGGFSSELVQAFVPRILGMYFIAALALLFYVSKVPERYFPGQLNYLGSSHQVWHVLLVLMFYWWHQSSCFIMAYRHSQPCPEAPQHS from the exons atGCGTAGTACATATTTTAAACCGCAGAACGGGTCAAACTACTCGTACACCAAGTTAAAAG cttcaGGTCAGGTTAAAGCCGACTCCGCCACGTCTCAGAAGAACGCCCAGACGACGCACTACATCGAGCTGGGGGGGTATCAGTACTGGCCCGTTCTGGTGCCCCGGGGGATCCGGTTGTACACGTACGAACAGATTCCAGTTTTCATGAGGGACAACCCGTACATCACGGACGGATACAGAGCCTACCTGCCATCCAGACTCTGCATCAAAAG CCTTTTCATCCTGTCCAACGAGACGGTGAATATCTGGAGCCATCTGTTGGGCTTCCTGCTCTTCTTCTGCCTCGGGGTCTACAACATGGCGTCGGTGCTGCCGGCCGTCGGCGCCTCCAGAGAGGACTACGTCATCTACTCCGTCGGACTCTTCTGCCTCCAG CTCTGCTCCGTGGGGTTCCACCTGTTCTGCTGCCATCGCTCGGAGAAAACCAGCCGCCGCTGGATGGCGCTGGATTACACCGGCGTCTCCATCGGCATCCTGGGCTGCTACGTCCCTGGCGTCTTCTACACCTTCTACTGCAATAAC TACTGGCGGCAGGTGTACCTGGTGACGGTCCTGGCCATGATCCTGGCCGTGTTCTTCGCTCAGATCCACCCCCTCTTCCTCAGCAAACAGTGGAAGCAGCTGCGCTCGCTCATCTTCTGCTCGGTGGCCGGCTACGGCCTCATCCCGACTGTCCACTGGATCTGCATCACGGGAGGCTTCTCCTCCGAGCTCGTCCAG GCTTTTGTCCCTCGAATCCTGGGGATGTATTTCATCGCAGCGTTAGCTCTTCTTTTTTACGTTTCAAAGGTTCCTGAACGCTACTTCCCAG GTCAGCTGAACTACCTGGGCTCCAGCCACCAGGTGTGGCACGTTCTGCTGGTTCTCATGTTCTACTGGTGGCACCAGTCGTCCTGCTTCATCATGGCGTACCGACACAGTCAGCCATGTCCCGAAGCCCCCCAGCATTCATAG
- the paqr3a gene encoding progestin and adipoQ receptor family member 3a isoform X3, producing the protein MRDNPYITDGYRAYLPSRLCIKSLFILSNETVNIWSHLLGFLLFFCLGVYNMASVLPAVGASREDYVIYSVGLFCLQLCMLCSVGFHLFCCHRSEKTSRRWMALDYTGVSIGILGCYVPGVFYTFYCNNYWRQVYLVTVLAMILAVFFAQIHPLFLSKQWKQLRSLIFCSVAGYGLIPTVHWICITGGFSSELVQAFVPRILGMYFIAALALLFYVSKVPERYFPGQLNYLGSSHQVWHVLLVLMFYWWHQSSCFIMAYRHSQPCPEAPQHS; encoded by the exons ATGAGGGACAACCCGTACATCACGGACGGATACAGAGCCTACCTGCCATCCAGACTCTGCATCAAAAG CCTTTTCATCCTGTCCAACGAGACGGTGAATATCTGGAGCCATCTGTTGGGCTTCCTGCTCTTCTTCTGCCTCGGGGTCTACAACATGGCGTCGGTGCTGCCGGCCGTCGGCGCCTCCAGAGAGGACTACGTCATCTACTCCGTCGGACTCTTCTGCCTCCAG CTCTGCATGCTCTGCTCCGTGGGGTTCCACCTGTTCTGCTGCCATCGCTCGGAGAAAACCAGCCGCCGCTGGATGGCGCTGGATTACACCGGCGTCTCCATCGGCATCCTGGGCTGCTACGTCCCTGGCGTCTTCTACACCTTCTACTGCAATAAC TACTGGCGGCAGGTGTACCTGGTGACGGTCCTGGCCATGATCCTGGCCGTGTTCTTCGCTCAGATCCACCCCCTCTTCCTCAGCAAACAGTGGAAGCAGCTGCGCTCGCTCATCTTCTGCTCGGTGGCCGGCTACGGCCTCATCCCGACTGTCCACTGGATCTGCATCACGGGAGGCTTCTCCTCCGAGCTCGTCCAG GCTTTTGTCCCTCGAATCCTGGGGATGTATTTCATCGCAGCGTTAGCTCTTCTTTTTTACGTTTCAAAGGTTCCTGAACGCTACTTCCCAG GTCAGCTGAACTACCTGGGCTCCAGCCACCAGGTGTGGCACGTTCTGCTGGTTCTCATGTTCTACTGGTGGCACCAGTCGTCCTGCTTCATCATGGCGTACCGACACAGTCAGCCATGTCCCGAAGCCCCCCAGCATTCATAG
- the paqr3a gene encoding progestin and adipoQ receptor family member 3a isoform X1: MRSTYFKPQNGSNYSYTKLKASGQVKADSATSQKNAQTTHYIELGGYQYWPVLVPRGIRLYTYEQIPVFMRDNPYITDGYRAYLPSRLCIKSLFILSNETVNIWSHLLGFLLFFCLGVYNMASVLPAVGASREDYVIYSVGLFCLQLCMLCSVGFHLFCCHRSEKTSRRWMALDYTGVSIGILGCYVPGVFYTFYCNNYWRQVYLVTVLAMILAVFFAQIHPLFLSKQWKQLRSLIFCSVAGYGLIPTVHWICITGGFSSELVQAFVPRILGMYFIAALALLFYVSKVPERYFPGQLNYLGSSHQVWHVLLVLMFYWWHQSSCFIMAYRHSQPCPEAPQHS; the protein is encoded by the exons atGCGTAGTACATATTTTAAACCGCAGAACGGGTCAAACTACTCGTACACCAAGTTAAAAG cttcaGGTCAGGTTAAAGCCGACTCCGCCACGTCTCAGAAGAACGCCCAGACGACGCACTACATCGAGCTGGGGGGGTATCAGTACTGGCCCGTTCTGGTGCCCCGGGGGATCCGGTTGTACACGTACGAACAGATTCCAGTTTTCATGAGGGACAACCCGTACATCACGGACGGATACAGAGCCTACCTGCCATCCAGACTCTGCATCAAAAG CCTTTTCATCCTGTCCAACGAGACGGTGAATATCTGGAGCCATCTGTTGGGCTTCCTGCTCTTCTTCTGCCTCGGGGTCTACAACATGGCGTCGGTGCTGCCGGCCGTCGGCGCCTCCAGAGAGGACTACGTCATCTACTCCGTCGGACTCTTCTGCCTCCAG CTCTGCATGCTCTGCTCCGTGGGGTTCCACCTGTTCTGCTGCCATCGCTCGGAGAAAACCAGCCGCCGCTGGATGGCGCTGGATTACACCGGCGTCTCCATCGGCATCCTGGGCTGCTACGTCCCTGGCGTCTTCTACACCTTCTACTGCAATAAC TACTGGCGGCAGGTGTACCTGGTGACGGTCCTGGCCATGATCCTGGCCGTGTTCTTCGCTCAGATCCACCCCCTCTTCCTCAGCAAACAGTGGAAGCAGCTGCGCTCGCTCATCTTCTGCTCGGTGGCCGGCTACGGCCTCATCCCGACTGTCCACTGGATCTGCATCACGGGAGGCTTCTCCTCCGAGCTCGTCCAG GCTTTTGTCCCTCGAATCCTGGGGATGTATTTCATCGCAGCGTTAGCTCTTCTTTTTTACGTTTCAAAGGTTCCTGAACGCTACTTCCCAG GTCAGCTGAACTACCTGGGCTCCAGCCACCAGGTGTGGCACGTTCTGCTGGTTCTCATGTTCTACTGGTGGCACCAGTCGTCCTGCTTCATCATGGCGTACCGACACAGTCAGCCATGTCCCGAAGCCCCCCAGCATTCATAG